A genomic region of Dickeya solani IPO 2222 contains the following coding sequences:
- a CDS encoding ABC transporter ATP-binding protein, whose product MSHNGLAISHFSAGYPKRTVINDLSVPLLPRGKITVLLGPNGSGKSTLLRALAGLGQAQGDMLLDDVNVMQLPFAKRAEKVVYLPQSLPAGVHLHVLESIIVAQRASGGLHHSSNEDEVLTLLRQLGISHLAMSYLDQLSGGQKQLVGLAQSLIRQPSLLLLDEPLSALDLNYQFHVMDLVRQETRKRNIVTVVVVHDINIALRHGDHVLMLKDGKLIADGEPAEVISEESLAQVYGVRGRIERCSRGIPQVMIDGLVAEPTL is encoded by the coding sequence ATGAGTCACAACGGACTGGCGATTTCCCATTTTTCGGCGGGCTACCCCAAACGAACCGTCATTAACGATCTGTCGGTTCCGCTGCTGCCGCGCGGCAAGATCACCGTGCTGCTGGGGCCTAACGGCAGCGGCAAATCGACGCTGCTGCGCGCGCTGGCCGGGCTGGGACAGGCGCAGGGCGACATGCTGCTGGATGACGTCAATGTGATGCAGTTGCCGTTCGCCAAAAGAGCGGAAAAAGTGGTGTATCTGCCGCAATCGTTGCCTGCTGGCGTGCATCTGCACGTGCTGGAATCGATTATCGTCGCCCAGCGCGCGTCCGGCGGGTTGCATCACAGCAGCAACGAAGACGAGGTGCTGACGCTGCTCAGGCAGTTGGGCATTTCGCATCTGGCGATGAGCTATCTGGACCAGCTTTCCGGCGGTCAGAAACAGCTGGTCGGGTTGGCGCAGTCGCTTATCCGTCAGCCTTCGCTGCTGTTGTTGGATGAACCGCTCAGCGCGCTCGACCTCAACTACCAGTTCCACGTGATGGATCTGGTCCGTCAGGAAACCCGCAAGCGCAATATCGTGACGGTAGTGGTGGTGCATGATATCAACATCGCGCTGCGTCATGGCGACCACGTGCTGATGCTCAAAGACGGCAAGCTGATCGCCGATGGCGAACCAGCCGAAGTGATCAGTGAAGAGAGCCTGGCGCAGGTGTACGGCGTTCGCGGCCGTATCGAACGCTGCTCTCGCGGTATTCCGCAGGTGATGATTGACGGGCTGGTGGCCGAACCGACGCTGTAA
- a CDS encoding ABC transporter substrate-binding protein: MKKWLCAVGMVLGLVSAVRAAPIVVEDVSGRKVEIKSEVKRVILGEGRQIYLLAAFDTDAPFQRVVGWRDDLPKADYDGYQAYEHKYPQIKQLPTFGGAKDGTFNVEQAVNLKPDLVLMNLEAKAATDEAKLIEKLSGLGIPVVFIDFREKPFENAEKSIRIMGQLLGKPARAEEIVQFRRQQIDIVLERLKNYQGPRPKVMIDRAGGYDEECCMSFGNENFGKMVEAAGGINIAKGIIPGTFGTLNPEQIISARPDVVIVTGANWKNYNTANGWVGVGPGADQQQALQRLQKLMERSAFKTLPVATNGKAHAIWHQFYDSPYQFVAIQVMAKWLHPDLFKDIDPDATFRTFHEKFLPLPYQPGYWVTLPAKS; this comes from the coding sequence ATGAAAAAGTGGTTGTGTGCCGTTGGCATGGTGTTGGGGCTGGTTTCGGCAGTCAGGGCTGCTCCCATTGTGGTGGAAGACGTTAGCGGCAGAAAAGTTGAGATCAAGTCTGAAGTTAAACGGGTCATTTTGGGGGAAGGGCGGCAGATTTATCTGCTGGCAGCGTTTGATACCGACGCGCCGTTCCAGCGCGTGGTCGGCTGGCGTGACGACTTGCCGAAAGCCGACTACGACGGCTACCAGGCCTATGAACATAAATATCCGCAGATTAAGCAATTGCCGACCTTCGGCGGCGCCAAAGACGGCACTTTCAACGTTGAACAGGCGGTGAACCTGAAGCCGGATCTGGTGCTGATGAACCTGGAAGCGAAAGCGGCTACCGATGAGGCCAAGCTGATTGAAAAACTCAGCGGTCTGGGTATTCCGGTGGTGTTTATCGACTTCCGCGAAAAGCCGTTTGAAAACGCCGAGAAAAGCATTCGCATCATGGGCCAACTGCTGGGTAAACCGGCTCGCGCCGAAGAGATCGTTCAGTTCCGTCGCCAGCAGATTGATATCGTGCTCGAGCGCCTGAAGAACTATCAGGGGCCGCGTCCGAAAGTGATGATCGACCGCGCCGGTGGCTATGACGAAGAGTGCTGCATGTCATTCGGCAATGAAAACTTCGGGAAAATGGTGGAAGCCGCAGGCGGCATCAACATTGCCAAGGGGATTATCCCCGGCACTTTCGGCACCCTGAACCCGGAGCAGATCATCAGCGCGCGCCCGGACGTGGTGATCGTTACCGGCGCCAACTGGAAGAACTACAACACCGCCAATGGCTGGGTTGGCGTAGGGCCGGGGGCCGACCAGCAACAGGCGCTGCAGCGCTTGCAGAAGCTGATGGAACGCTCCGCATTCAAAACCCTGCCGGTTGCCACCAACGGCAAGGCGCATGCTATCTGGCACCAGTTCTATGACAGCCCGTATCAGTTTGTGGCGATTCAGGTGATGGCGAAGTGGCTGCACCCGGATTTGTTCAAAGATATCGATCCGGATGCCACCTTCCGTACCTTCCATGAGAAATTCCTGCCGCTGCCTTATCAGCCGGGTTATTGGGTGACGCTGCCGGCGAAATCCTGA
- a CDS encoding nickel/cobalt transporter, which produces MPVNRSHVTLNSLRWWPLALFLLLMVVVAWQAMVWWPSILMQSIEWQRSLHQQMSDLMEQVRAQPHQAGWTLVMFSLVYGVLHAVGPGHGKVVIATYLATHPSRLKSSLQLTFASALLQGTVAIALVTLVLAVLQLSSRALHIGSFWMEKSSFVLVAGLGGWLCLRAFRRLRALLFPRAKPCIRSLTPLDASVSGIRLAPAVHHQHDEHCGCGHQHVPAAEALNHSDGWRTRLMVVLAMGLRPCSGAIMVLLFAKVLDVFVWGVISALTMALGTALTVSLLGVAVLFCRRQLERLSRAGASSSPRWQPLVWSALSLAGGMALTFAGIVLYLTTQPDVMGGIRPLMG; this is translated from the coding sequence ATGCCAGTAAATCGTTCGCACGTGACCCTAAACTCTCTGCGCTGGTGGCCGCTGGCGCTGTTTTTACTGCTGATGGTCGTAGTCGCATGGCAGGCAATGGTCTGGTGGCCGTCGATTTTGATGCAAAGCATTGAATGGCAGAGGTCGCTGCATCAGCAGATGTCGGATTTGATGGAGCAGGTGCGGGCGCAACCCCATCAGGCCGGTTGGACGTTGGTGATGTTTAGCCTGGTGTATGGCGTGCTGCATGCGGTTGGCCCCGGTCATGGCAAAGTGGTGATCGCCACCTATCTGGCGACCCACCCGTCGCGGCTGAAAAGTAGCTTGCAACTGACTTTTGCCTCCGCCCTGTTGCAAGGGACGGTGGCTATCGCACTGGTGACGCTGGTACTGGCGGTGTTGCAGCTTTCCAGCCGGGCTTTGCACATCGGCAGTTTCTGGATGGAGAAAAGCAGCTTTGTGCTGGTAGCCGGGCTCGGTGGCTGGCTGTGCCTGCGTGCATTCAGACGCCTGCGGGCGTTGCTGTTTCCCCGCGCCAAACCGTGCATCCGTTCGTTAACGCCGCTTGATGCGTCCGTGTCTGGCATCCGGCTGGCGCCTGCCGTACACCATCAGCACGACGAACACTGCGGTTGCGGCCATCAGCACGTACCGGCGGCAGAGGCGCTCAACCACAGCGATGGCTGGCGTACCCGTCTGATGGTGGTGCTGGCGATGGGGCTGCGTCCGTGTTCCGGCGCAATAATGGTGTTGCTGTTTGCTAAAGTGCTGGACGTGTTTGTCTGGGGAGTGATTTCGGCTCTGACCATGGCGCTGGGGACTGCGCTGACCGTGTCGCTGCTGGGCGTGGCGGTGCTGTTCTGTCGCCGCCAACTGGAACGTTTGAGCCGTGCCGGCGCCTCTTCCTCTCCACGCTGGCAACCGCTTGTCTGGTCAGCGTTGTCGCTGGCGGGTGGCATGGCGCTGACCTTTGCCGGCATTGTGCTTTATCTCACCACACAACCGGATGTCATGGGCGGGATCCGGCCATTGATGGGGTGA
- a CDS encoding DUF1007 family protein codes for MLHYNNLGFSFRWVSCLLLTTVAVSGPALAHPHSFIDMKTTVEGKDDQITGLRMNWTMDPITSADLLYDAGNADKDSEVWKKLAAEVMANVLGQHYFTDIYRDGKPVKYQPLPTEYHLSRAGNKAVLEFVLPLAHPQPLTGAPLLISTYDPTYFVDMSYKDDKAIQITAALAARCKTTLMTPKPDTSLQSYALSLDKSAKPSKDVELGKQFAQQVTLQCQ; via the coding sequence ATGTTACATTATAACAATTTAGGCTTTTCATTCCGTTGGGTAAGCTGCCTGCTGTTGACCACGGTGGCGGTATCCGGCCCGGCTCTGGCCCATCCGCACAGTTTTATCGATATGAAAACCACCGTGGAAGGGAAAGACGATCAGATAACCGGATTGCGCATGAACTGGACTATGGATCCCATTACTTCCGCCGATTTGCTGTACGACGCCGGCAATGCCGACAAAGACTCGGAGGTGTGGAAAAAGCTGGCCGCCGAGGTGATGGCGAATGTGCTGGGGCAGCACTACTTCACGGATATTTATCGGGATGGCAAACCGGTGAAATACCAGCCGTTGCCAACGGAATACCATCTTTCCCGCGCCGGTAACAAAGCGGTGCTGGAGTTTGTGTTGCCGCTGGCCCACCCGCAACCGCTGACGGGCGCGCCGCTGCTGATTTCCACCTATGATCCCACCTATTTCGTGGATATGTCCTATAAGGACGATAAAGCGATTCAGATTACCGCTGCGCTGGCCGCGCGTTGTAAAACCACGCTCATGACGCCCAAGCCGGATACGTCGCTCCAGTCCTATGCGCTGTCGCTGGACAAAAGCGCCAAACCGTCCAAAGACGTGGAGTTGGGAAAACAGTTTGCTCAACAGGTCACGTTGCAATGCCAGTAA
- a CDS encoding 3-phenylpropionate MFS transporter, with amino-acid sequence MVLQSTYWLALGYFTYFFSYGIFLPFWGGWLKGEGLSAEAIGILLGAGLVARFAGSLFITPLVKDPARLITVLRLLALLSVLTSIGFWLGSAWLWLMLVMVGFNLFFAPLIPLTDALAATWQKQITLDYGRVRVWGSVAFVIGSALTGQLVAVWGHQAILATLAAGLLSMLLGMALRPHVMPTSVKRHQTQMAATPWLALLREPPVWRFLLSVSLLQGAHAAYYGFSVIYWQQAGYSAAVIGYLWSLGVVAEIVIFALSKRLFGHWSASGLLMLSALCGVVRWSLMGATVSLPWLIVMQILHCGTFTVCHLAAMRFISSRNDADVLRLQAAYSALGTGGAVAVMTVVSGFLFEYLQGGTFWVMALLVLPAFMLRPQVSTRSR; translated from the coding sequence ATGGTTCTGCAATCAACGTACTGGCTGGCGCTCGGCTATTTTACCTATTTCTTCAGCTATGGCATTTTTTTGCCTTTCTGGGGCGGTTGGCTAAAGGGCGAAGGGCTCTCCGCCGAGGCGATCGGCATCCTGCTCGGCGCCGGGCTGGTGGCACGGTTTGCCGGCAGTCTGTTCATTACCCCGCTGGTGAAAGATCCCGCCCGGCTGATTACCGTACTGAGGCTGCTGGCGTTGTTGTCGGTGCTGACATCCATCGGATTTTGGCTGGGCAGCGCCTGGTTATGGCTGATGCTGGTGATGGTCGGTTTCAACCTGTTCTTCGCGCCATTGATTCCGCTTACGGACGCGCTGGCCGCGACCTGGCAAAAACAAATCACTCTGGATTACGGCCGGGTGCGGGTGTGGGGCTCGGTCGCGTTTGTGATTGGTTCCGCCCTCACCGGGCAACTGGTGGCGGTCTGGGGGCATCAGGCGATTCTGGCGACGCTGGCGGCGGGACTGTTGTCGATGCTGCTGGGCATGGCACTGAGGCCTCATGTGATGCCTACCTCAGTCAAACGTCACCAGACGCAGATGGCCGCCACGCCGTGGCTCGCTTTGCTGCGCGAACCGCCGGTCTGGCGTTTTCTGCTGAGTGTGTCCTTATTGCAGGGGGCTCATGCCGCTTACTACGGCTTTAGTGTGATTTACTGGCAGCAGGCGGGGTACTCGGCCGCGGTTATCGGCTATCTGTGGTCGCTGGGCGTGGTGGCGGAAATTGTTATTTTTGCGCTGAGCAAGCGCCTGTTTGGGCACTGGAGCGCATCCGGGTTGCTGATGCTCTCTGCGCTGTGCGGTGTGGTGCGCTGGAGCCTGATGGGGGCCACGGTATCGTTGCCGTGGCTTATCGTGATGCAGATTTTACATTGCGGTACCTTTACGGTTTGTCATCTGGCCGCCATGCGGTTTATCTCCTCACGTAATGATGCGGACGTGCTGCGCTTGCAGGCGGCGTATTCGGCGCTGGGTACCGGGGGCGCTGTCGCCGTGATGACGGTGGTGTCCGGTTTTCTGTTTGAGTACCTTCAGGGCGGAACCTTCTGGGTGATGGCATTGCTGGTGCTGCCGGCGTTCATGTTGCGCCCGCAGGTGAGTACTCGCTCGCGCTGA
- the glyA gene encoding serine hydroxymethyltransferase, which yields MLKREMNIADYDAELWQAMQQEVVRQEEHIELIASENYTSPRVMQAQGSQLTNKYAEGYPGKRYYGGCEYVDVVEQLAIDRAKELFGADYANVQPHSGSQANFAVYTALLQPGDTILGMNLAHGGHLTHGSPVNLSGKLYNVVPYGIDDSGKINYDEMAELARTHKPKMIVGGFSAYSGIVDWAKMREIADSIGAYLFVDMAHVAGLVAADVYPNPVPHAHIVTTTTHKTLAGPRGGLILAKGGDEDLYKKLNSAVFPGGQGGPLMHVIAGKAVALKEAMEPEFKTYQQLVAKNAKAMVEVFLSRGFNVVSGGTENHLFLLDLVSKNLTGKEADAALGRANITVNKNSVPNDPKSPFVTSGIRIGTPAATRRGFKEAEVRELAGWICDVLDNINDEAVIERVKQKVLDICARFPVYA from the coding sequence ATGTTAAAGCGTGAAATGAACATTGCCGATTACGATGCCGAGCTATGGCAAGCAATGCAGCAAGAAGTGGTGCGTCAGGAAGAGCACATTGAACTGATTGCGTCAGAAAACTATACCAGTCCACGCGTCATGCAGGCCCAGGGGTCTCAGCTGACCAACAAATACGCCGAAGGGTATCCGGGCAAACGCTATTACGGCGGTTGCGAATACGTTGATGTGGTTGAGCAACTGGCGATCGATCGCGCCAAGGAACTGTTTGGCGCCGACTACGCCAACGTACAACCGCACTCCGGCTCTCAGGCTAACTTTGCTGTTTACACCGCGCTGCTGCAGCCGGGCGATACCATTCTGGGCATGAATCTGGCGCACGGCGGCCACCTGACTCACGGTTCTCCGGTCAACCTGTCCGGCAAACTGTATAACGTGGTGCCTTACGGCATTGATGACAGCGGCAAGATCAACTACGACGAAATGGCCGAGCTGGCCCGCACGCACAAGCCGAAAATGATCGTGGGCGGTTTCTCCGCGTATTCCGGCATCGTTGACTGGGCGAAAATGCGTGAAATCGCCGACAGCATCGGCGCTTATCTGTTTGTCGACATGGCGCACGTTGCTGGTCTGGTTGCCGCTGATGTTTATCCGAACCCGGTTCCGCACGCCCACATCGTAACCACCACCACCCATAAAACCCTGGCGGGCCCGCGTGGCGGCCTGATCCTGGCTAAAGGCGGCGACGAAGACCTGTACAAGAAACTGAACTCTGCCGTGTTCCCTGGCGGACAGGGCGGCCCGCTGATGCACGTCATCGCCGGTAAAGCCGTTGCGCTGAAAGAAGCGATGGAGCCGGAGTTCAAGACTTACCAGCAACTGGTCGCGAAAAACGCCAAAGCAATGGTCGAGGTGTTCCTGTCCCGCGGGTTCAACGTGGTGTCCGGCGGTACCGAGAACCACCTGTTCCTGCTGGATCTGGTCAGCAAAAACCTGACCGGTAAAGAGGCTGACGCTGCGCTGGGCCGCGCCAACATCACCGTGAACAAAAACAGCGTGCCGAACGATCCGAAGAGCCCGTTCGTGACCTCCGGTATCCGTATCGGTACGCCGGCGGCCACCCGTCGCGGTTTCAAAGAAGCGGAAGTGCGTGAACTGGCTGGTTGGATCTGCGATGTGCTGGACAACATCAACGATGAAGCCGTTATTGAGCGCGTTAAACAGAAAGTGCTGGATATCTGCGCCCGTTTCCCGGTTTACGCCTGA
- the hmpA gene encoding NO-inducible flavohemoprotein, whose translation MLDQHTIATIKSTIPLLAETGPALTAHFYQRMFHHNPELKDIFNMSNQRNGDQREALFNAICAYATHIENLPALLPAVERIAQKHASFNIQPEQYQIVGTHLLATLEEMFQPGQAVLDAWGKAYGVLANVFIQRESDIYQQSAGQNGGWHGTRPFRIVAKQPQSSLITSFTLEPVDGGPIAAFRPGQYLAVYIRDKRFDYQEIRQYSLTNEPNGRAYRIAVKREAMGCVSGYLHDVAREGDVIELAAPHGDFYLEVASDTPVALISAGVGQTPMLSMLHNLKNLQHQADIFWLHATENTEVHAFADEIADVAATLPQLQSYVWYREAPSSEATRSAHAFHGLMALKDLPVPLPVTNLHCYLCGPVAFMQFAARQLLELGITESQIHYECFGPHKVI comes from the coding sequence ATGCTGGATCAACACACCATCGCCACCATTAAATCCACCATTCCCCTGCTGGCCGAAACCGGTCCGGCGCTGACCGCTCACTTTTATCAACGGATGTTCCACCATAATCCGGAACTAAAAGATATCTTCAATATGAGTAATCAGCGTAATGGCGATCAGCGTGAAGCGCTGTTCAATGCCATTTGCGCCTACGCGACGCATATCGAAAACCTGCCGGCGCTGTTGCCCGCGGTAGAACGCATCGCCCAAAAGCACGCCAGTTTCAATATCCAGCCGGAACAGTATCAGATAGTGGGCACTCACCTGCTGGCAACGCTGGAAGAAATGTTCCAGCCCGGTCAGGCGGTGCTGGATGCCTGGGGCAAAGCTTACGGCGTGCTGGCGAATGTGTTTATCCAGCGGGAAAGCGATATTTATCAGCAAAGCGCCGGACAAAACGGCGGCTGGCATGGCACCCGGCCGTTTCGCATCGTGGCGAAACAGCCCCAGAGCAGCCTGATCACCAGCTTCACGCTGGAACCGGTGGATGGCGGCCCGATCGCCGCATTCCGTCCCGGCCAGTATCTGGCGGTATACATCCGTGATAAGCGCTTTGACTATCAGGAAATTCGTCAGTACTCACTAACAAATGAACCCAACGGGCGCGCTTACCGTATCGCAGTCAAACGGGAAGCGATGGGCTGCGTATCGGGCTACTTACATGATGTCGCCCGTGAAGGCGATGTCATTGAACTGGCAGCCCCGCACGGCGATTTCTATCTTGAGGTCGCGTCGGATACACCAGTGGCGCTGATTTCCGCCGGTGTTGGTCAAACGCCGATGCTCAGCATGTTGCACAACCTGAAGAATCTACAACATCAGGCGGATATCTTCTGGTTGCACGCAACGGAAAACACAGAGGTACATGCTTTCGCCGATGAAATCGCCGACGTTGCCGCTACGCTGCCGCAGTTGCAATCCTATGTCTGGTACCGGGAAGCGCCGTCATCGGAAGCCACACGTTCCGCGCACGCTTTTCACGGCTTGATGGCGCTGAAAGATCTCCCGGTGCCACTGCCGGTGACAAACCTGCACTGTTATTTATGCGGCCCGGTCGCCTTTATGCAATTTGCCGCCCGACAACTGCTGGAATTGGGGATTACCGAATCGCAGATTCATTATGAATGTTTTGGTCCGCACAAGGTAATATAA
- the pelA gene encoding pectate lyase PelA produces the protein MNKASGRSFTRTSKCLLAALIAGMMTSGVSAAELVNSKALESAPVAGWASQNGSTTGGAAATSDNIYVVTNISEFTSALSAGAVAKIIQIKGTVDISGGTPYKDFADQKARSQINIPANITVIGIGTDAKFINGSLIIDGTDGTNNIIIRNVYIQTPIDVEPHYEKGDGWNAEWDGMNITNGAHHVWVDHVTISDGSFTDDMYTTKDGETYVQHDGALDIKRGSDYVTISNSLFDQHDKTMLIGHSDTNSAQDKGKLHVTLFNNVFNSVTERAPRVRYGSVHSFNNVFKGDVKDPVYRYLYSFGIGTSGSVLSEGNSFTIANLSASKACKVVKKFNGSIFSDKGSVLNGSAADLSGCGFSAYTSAIPYVYAVQPMTTELAQSITDNAGSGKL, from the coding sequence ATGAATAAAGCATCAGGACGCTCTTTTACCCGCACCTCAAAATGTCTGCTGGCAGCACTGATCGCTGGCATGATGACCTCTGGTGTTTCCGCCGCCGAACTGGTTAATAGCAAAGCGCTGGAATCTGCGCCCGTCGCTGGCTGGGCGTCGCAAAACGGCTCCACCACCGGCGGCGCCGCTGCAACCAGCGACAATATCTACGTCGTTACCAATATTAGCGAATTCACCAGTGCGCTCAGCGCCGGCGCCGTCGCAAAAATCATCCAGATCAAAGGCACGGTCGATATCAGCGGCGGCACGCCCTACAAAGATTTCGCTGACCAGAAAGCCCGCAGTCAAATCAACATTCCGGCTAACATCACCGTGATCGGAATTGGCACCGACGCCAAATTCATCAACGGCTCTTTGATCATCGACGGTACCGACGGCACCAATAACATCATCATCCGTAACGTCTACATCCAGACGCCGATTGACGTAGAACCGCATTACGAAAAAGGCGACGGCTGGAACGCCGAATGGGATGGCATGAACATCACCAACGGCGCCCACCATGTGTGGGTCGACCACGTCACTATCAGTGACGGCAGCTTTACCGATGACATGTACACCACCAAAGACGGCGAAACTTACGTTCAGCACGATGGCGCGCTGGATATCAAACGTGGTTCCGACTACGTTACCATCTCCAACAGCCTGTTCGATCAGCACGACAAGACCATGCTGATTGGTCACAGCGACACCAACTCCGCTCAGGATAAAGGCAAGCTGCACGTCACGCTGTTTAACAACGTGTTCAACAGCGTAACCGAGCGCGCGCCGCGCGTACGCTACGGCAGCGTCCACAGCTTCAACAACGTCTTCAAGGGTGATGTAAAAGATCCGGTGTACCGTTACCTGTACAGCTTCGGTATCGGCACCAGCGGCAGCGTGCTGTCTGAAGGCAACAGCTTTACCATCGCTAACCTGAGCGCCAGCAAAGCGTGCAAGGTTGTGAAGAAATTCAACGGCTCCATTTTCTCCGACAAGGGTTCCGTCCTGAATGGCAGCGCCGCCGATCTGTCCGGTTGTGGTTTCAGCGCTTATACCAGCGCTATTCCTTACGTTTACGCCGTTCAGCCGATGACCACCGAGCTGGCGCAATCCATTACCGACAACGCAGGCTCAGGCAAACTGTAA
- the pelE2 gene encoding pectate lyase PelE2: protein MNNSRMSSVSTQKTTGRSALGTKSALAAIIATTMMVSAASAASLQTTKATEAASTGWATQSGGTTGGAKASSSKIYAVKSISEFKAALNGTDSSSKIIQITGTIDISGGKAYTSFDDQKARSQISIPSNTTIIGIDSKGKFTNGSLVVKGVSNVILRNLYIETPVDVAPHYEDGDGWNAEWDAAVIDSSDHVWVDHVTISDGSFTDDKYTTKNGEKYVQHDGALDIKRGSDYVTVSNSRFELHDKTILIGHSDNNGSQDAGKLRVTFHNNLFDRVGERTPRVRFGSVHAYNNVYIGDVNHKAYRYQYSFGIGTSGSLLSESNAFTIDNLKKISGRDKECSVVKAFNGKIFSDKGSIINGASYNLNGCGFGFSAYSAKIPYKYSAQTITTSLASSISSNAGYGKL, encoded by the coding sequence ATGAACAACTCACGTATGTCTTCCGTTTCAACACAGAAAACAACAGGACGTTCTGCCCTGGGAACCAAAAGCGCGCTGGCGGCGATTATCGCTACCACCATGATGGTCTCTGCCGCTTCCGCCGCCAGTCTGCAAACCACCAAAGCGACAGAAGCAGCTTCAACCGGCTGGGCGACGCAGAGCGGCGGTACCACCGGCGGCGCGAAAGCGTCATCATCCAAAATCTACGCGGTGAAAAGCATCAGCGAATTCAAAGCAGCGCTGAACGGAACCGATTCGTCGTCCAAGATCATCCAGATCACCGGAACAATTGATATCAGCGGTGGTAAAGCCTACACCAGTTTTGACGATCAGAAAGCCCGCAGCCAGATCAGCATTCCATCCAACACCACCATCATCGGTATCGACAGCAAAGGCAAGTTCACCAACGGTTCGCTGGTAGTGAAAGGCGTCAGCAACGTTATCTTGCGTAACCTGTATATCGAAACGCCGGTGGATGTGGCGCCGCATTACGAAGATGGGGATGGCTGGAACGCCGAGTGGGATGCGGCAGTAATCGATAGCTCAGACCACGTTTGGGTCGATCATGTCACCATCAGCGACGGCAGCTTCACCGATGACAAATACACCACCAAAAACGGCGAAAAATATGTGCAGCATGACGGCGCGCTGGATATCAAGCGCGGCTCCGACTACGTTACCGTCTCCAATAGCCGCTTCGAGCTGCATGACAAAACCATCCTGATCGGCCACAGCGACAACAATGGCTCGCAGGACGCCGGCAAACTGCGCGTCACCTTCCACAACAACCTGTTTGACCGGGTCGGCGAACGTACCCCGCGCGTACGCTTTGGTAGCGTCCACGCTTACAACAACGTTTACATCGGCGACGTCAACCACAAAGCCTACCGCTATCAGTACAGCTTCGGTATCGGCACCAGCGGTAGCCTGCTGTCTGAGTCCAACGCGTTTACCATTGATAACCTCAAGAAGATCAGTGGCCGCGACAAGGAATGCAGCGTGGTCAAGGCGTTTAACGGCAAGATCTTCTCCGATAAGGGGTCGATCATCAACGGCGCCTCGTACAATCTGAATGGTTGCGGCTTTGGCTTCAGCGCATATAGCGCCAAGATCCCGTACAAATATTCAGCTCAAACCATCACCACCAGTCTGGCAAGCAGCATCAGCAGCAACGCGGGTTACGGCAAACTGTAA